TGAAACTCTGGTAGGCAACACTCCGCTCATTCGACTACAGCGAATCGCTGGACGACCATCCAATACTATTCTTCTGAAAATGGAAGGTCAGAACCCTGCCGGATCGGTTAAGGATCGCCCAGCCCTGTCCATGATCACAGCCGCCGAGTCCAGAGGTGACATTCAGCCGGGTGATACTTTGATTGAAGCCACCAGTGGCAACACGGGGATAGCCCTGGCGATGGCTGCTGCCATTCGTGGCTATCGCATGGTGCTGATCATGCCAGACAATATGACCGAAGAACGTCGTAAGTCCATGTCAGCCTATGGCGCCGAGCTGATACTGGTGCCTCAGTCAAAAGGTATGGAAGGCGCCCGGGATCTGGCCCTGGAAATGGAACTGAAAGGGCAAGGCAAAGTGCTGAACCAGTTTGCCAATCAGGATAATCCTCTTGCCCATTATCATGGTACAGGTCCTGAAATCTGGCAGCAGACCCGGGGCACTATCACACATTTTGTCAGTGCCATGGGAACCACCGGCACTATTATGGGAACCTCCCGGTATCTCAAAGAACAAAACTCCCGAATTGAAATTGTCGGGCTGCAACCTGCCGAGGAAGCCAGCATTCCCGGAATTCGTCGCTGGCCGCCAGAGTATTTGCCGGATATTTACGACGTTAGCCGTGTTGACAGAGTGATGGATATTACCCAGCAGGAAGCAGAACAGACCATGCGTGACCTTGCCACAAAAGAAGGCATCTTTTGTGGCATCTCATCGGGAGGCGCAGTAGCCGGTGCTCTGCATATAGCCAATGAGGTAGAAGGAGCCACTATTGTCTGCATCATCTGTGACCGGGGCGACCGGTATCTGTCACTGCTTTGAAGCCAGTGCCAATACGGCTTAATCGCTTACCTTTAGTAAACAAAAACAAGATTCCGGGGAACTGATACCTTCTCAATGACTCTAAGAGCTGATAAGCCTATTTTCAATAATGTTGCAACAGGGAAGTTAAAACCAAAATGGATGTTAGATCAGGCTCTTCTGCCACCGCAGCTCATGGGATCCGTCACAATGAAATCACCAGCGATAAAGTGATAGAAAGTCCCTCCTGCCTGTATGGAAAGATTTCGAAAAAAACGGTCATATCCCAGCTGACCAAGCTGCCAGAATATGGCTATGTTCTGGAAACCAGCCTCAGAGACCGGCTTCTGGAGCCAGTCTGGCGTCACCTGGAAGTCAATCGGAAAGCCGTCTGGAGTGAATTTGACCCCGACGGGTCTGATCCTAATGAGCCTGACGAACCCACCCTGGAGCAAAGGTGGCTGATGAAAGGCGCTGTATACGATCAGTCTCACAGTGATATTGGCATTAGTTGCCAAAAAAAAGCGGTGACAGAGTCTATGAGCTGTAAAGAGGGCTCCCTTATTCTGCCTGACATTGACAAAATACCTGTGAATACGCCTTTTGCGATTTACAACAAAAGCAATGAAAAGCCCATTACAGTGCTTGGAAAGCAGAGTTCCAACTCACTGTCTATGACCCTTAAGCCTGATGATGGCACTATTATACAAGCCATAAAAAAGAAAAATTCACCTATCCAGTGGGAGACGGTATCGAATTACCAGTCGAAGACCAGAAACTCTCCTGCCAATCCCATCCTTGTTGAGATTCCAACCAAAGAAGAAAAAATTGAGAGAAAAAAACTTAAGGACTCAGGGAAAAGTAAGGAGCACCCGTACAAAGGCGAGCCGTTTCTTACACCAACCATGGTTCAGGATCTGGCAGCAGAAGCAACAGCTCTGCCGAAACCCGATTTCTATAAACATAAAACAACGAGTCCCGATCCGTTTCAGAAGTTACTCACTGGCAAAACTGAAAAAAAAATTCTGGATAACGGCAAAAGGGTGGTTACAACCAACCTTATTGTGCAGTCAAGCAGTTGCGAACACATGATCCATCTCAGGTTAATTCGTGATGACGGCAATAACATTTTCATCTATATGCATGAAACCCTGGGACCTGACAACGAAATCGCTCTCAACATTAATGATGGTGTTATGAGTGCTATAGCCGGATTGTATGGCAATTACAATATCTACTTGTTGAAGCCCGGTTTCCAATTGCAAAAAGACGCCAGCTGCTGCTCCCAGTTTGCCCTTGAGTCAATGTTAACCTTTCATGAAACGTCAGACTTGGACGAGTGGATAATTAAAACAGCAAAGGATGCTGATGCGCTTATTCACTTACCAACAGGAAGGCGTAAAGACAAAGAAGCATCCGAACCACAGATTAAAGACGACAAATTTTATATTTCTGCTGATAAAATGCATGTTCAGTTACTGAAAAGCAATCAAAACAGAGACTTATTGCGTGGCAATAAAAAAACACATAAATTGCCCACAGGTACTGACAAGGCAGAAGGTAAACCGTATATAGCTGAAGAAATCACTGATGCACAGCTGGATACCGTGGTTGACAACGAGACGGGTCAAACCCTTCGGGAGCATTACCAGAAGCACACCGTGTCAGTACCAGACGAAAATAACGCCGGTCGACTATCGGATATAAACCTGTTTGCAACGGGATTACGATATAAAAATATTTTAAAGTGGGAAAAACTGCACAAAGAGAAAATACACCAGGCACGCATAAAAAGGAAGACAGAATCTGTAAGCACAAGAGAGAAAACAAAAAAACACAAGCCCTCCACATATAACGAATCTTTAAATCATCTTCGTGAGGTTTTAGCTGCAAAGCCGGAACTCCCCAAGGATAAACTCCTGACAATGGCTGCACAGACAATCACAGAAAAATCAGAGGCACTGGATGAAAAGGAAAAACAGATAAGCCAACTTCAAACACTATCAAAGACCAAAGAAGAAGAATGGCAAAGAAAATTTGATGTCCGGGTACTGGAAGCCAGCAGAGTAGAACAGAAGTTTAAAGACATGAGTGCCAGAGCGGAACAGCAAAGAAAAGAAATCGCGGACCTCAACAAAAGAGTTGCTGAACTAACCTTGGAAGTTAATCAAAAGAACAGCGTGCTGAAAAAAATACACGAACTTAGCCGTTAATGACCCTCTACCTCTTCCCTATTCTCAGCAATAACATTATTATTCGCCAAAATAATAATACTAATAAACAGGCTGTCGCCACGGCATGACCCCCTATTCAAAAAATAATACGACACAGGCAGTCAAGCAGAGAATTCTCCTGATGGCACTGCTTCCGGGCATAATCATCTCACTGGTCATGGGCAGCCTCTATCTCTGGACTCGCTTCTCTGAACTGGAGCACCTGTTGTTAGAAAAAGCCCAGAGCAACAGTGCGCGTTTAGCGACGTTTATCGATATTGCCCTGACTGACGGAGACATGGATCAGGTGCAGGAGTTGTCCTCCCTGGCACTGGAAGACAGCGATGTCAGAGCGGTTAGTCTCCAAGACGAGTATGGAAACAAAATAGTTCATGCAGGTCCAAGGCTCAGCGCTACTGAAGACCTGAAGAAATTCCCTACATTGCAAACACTGGTATCTGGCGATGAATCGTTGCTGGTAACGTCACCGTTGTACAGTAACTTAAACATTATTGGCTGGCTGCGGGTTGAATACTCCTACGCAACAACTAACCTGGAAAAATACCGATCGCTGGCATTCAGTGCTCTGCTGGTATTGCTTGGTTTAGGGGCAGGAGCCATTTTCTGTCTCAAACTCGGACGCTCCATACTGTATCCGCTGGAACAGATGATGAACCACCTGGCCATTATCAGCAGCGGCAAAATTCATCAACGACTTAACACTACTCCCACCAGCCTCTTGCATGATTTGGAATCCAGCATCAACACTCTGCTCGACAGCATTGAAGAGGCCAGCGACGCCATGCGTAAAAGCGTTGACCAGACGACAGAGGAGCTGCAGGAAACACTGGAGACCATTGAAATCCAGAACGTTGAGCTGGATCTTGCCAGGAAAGAAGCCCTGAAGGCCAGTCGCAGCAAAAGCGAATTCCTTGCGAATATGAGCCACGAAATCAGAACGCCACTGAATGGTATTATTGGTTACACCAGCCTGATGCTGGAAGGTGAACTGAAACCCCAGCAGCGGGAATACCTGACCACCATTGAGAAATCAGCACAGGGACTGATGTCGCTGCTAAACGATATTCTGGATTTCTCGCGGCTGGAAGCAGGCAAGCTGGAACTCGACAACAGCCGTTTAAATCTGCACTCTGTGATAGACGACGTACTATCTATTATGGCTCCCGCCGCCTGTCACAAGTCACTGGAGCTGGTCAGTTTCATTTATAACGATACCCCTGATGACATCATGGGCGACCGGCAACGACTGTCGCAAATCCTGATTAACCTGGTCAGCAATGCTATTAAATTTACCAATAATGGCAGCGTTGCCGTTCGAGTCATGCTTGAGCATAAAGACGATAATGGTTTAATAACACTGAAATTCACGGTGACAGACACCGGCACCGGTATGACACCGGAACAACATTCAAGACTGTTCCAGGCGTTTTCCCAGGCAGATTCCAGTCGCAGCAGAAAAGCCGGGGGGGCTGGGCTAGGTCTCGCCATTAGTAAAAGTCTGGTAGAACAGATGCAGGGTGAAATCGGGCTGGATTCAGACCTGGGCAGGGGGTCAAGTTTCTGGTTTACCATTCGCAGCTATGCTACCGATAATAGAGCGGTGAAAAAAGCACCTACTACAAAAAAACGCTCCGTTTTGCTGTATGAGCCTCAGGAATTGTCCAGACTGGCTATCACCCACCAGCTTGAACGGCTGAACTGCGTTGTAGCCCCTCTGAGACAGAGACAGGATGTTACCAGACAGCTGAAGTCTAACCAGTTTGACCTGATTATCATCAGTCAGGAAGACCGCTCACTGACAACGGTCCTGACAGAAGCTGCCGAACTGTCTGAAAATACACCGGTCGTCGTACTGACCACCACCAGCACAACCTATGAACACCCGGATGTACTACCTGACAAGGTTAGTACATTGTCCAAACCCGTTGGTCAGCAACGACTGTTGGTTGCCTTGACAGATATAGATGCTGGCAGGCGATTTAGACGTAGTTTCAACAGTCAAAACCCGCCACAAACAAAGCAGTCAATTCTCGTGGTTGACGACAATCCGGTCAATGTAAAGCTGCTTAAAACCATGCTGAGCAATATGGGCCAGTCCGTCAAAACCGCCAGCAGTGGCTTTGAAGCGATTAAACTGTGTCAGTCTACCCTGTTTGACCTGATTTTGATGGATGTGCAGATGCCTGGCATGGATGGCATTGAAACAACACGACAGATACGGTCAATGGAACATACAGGCAGCTCTCTACCGATTATTGCGGTCACGGCTCATGCCCTGCCCGATGAAAAGAAACTGATTCTACAAAACGGTCTGAATGACTATATGACCAAGCCGGTTAATGCACGACAATTGACGAGTATGGTCAGTCGCTGGACCAGCCAACCAGTTCAGAATAATCCCATACTTCGGGAAAACCACTTCACTGACAATCAAGTCACAAGCAGAAATGGTCCGGTAGACCGGGAACGAAGCATTCAGCTGGCAGGTGGAAACACGGCACTAGCCGATGAAATGCTTGATATGCTGGTTAAAGGGCTGGATAACGATCTCGAAACATTGCAGCGACATGCCCGGCACCACTACCACAAAGGTTTACTGGATCGGGTTCATCGCCTGCATGGTTCATGTCGTTACTGTGGTGTACCAGAACTGGAGGAGGGTTGCTATCAATTGGAGAGCCTGTTAAAGCAGGATGAGTCAATCGATATGTCTGAGATTCAAACACAGCTCAAACACCTGTTTTCTGCCATTCAGCGCTTACAGCACTGGTATCAAGAAAATTCAGAAAATAAAAATATGGAATCCTACTCACACTTACAAAAAGTCGACTGTCGCCCTGTATAATTTCATATTGTAAATTACAATCAATAATCAAAAGCACTCCTTCTACGGTTCTTTTTAGTCATGAATCAAATAGGTTGATCGGGTATATTTCTGTACTTTTGTTCTTATTTATCTATGGCTGTAGTTCAGGTTGCATGTGACCAACTCAGAAGCTTTTGAGTACTCCCTAAGGGAGAGCATCAACAAGACTTTGTGTTTTTTTACTCTAACAAGCATTAGTTTTGCATTGAATGACGGGCTTACACCCGTGCCCCGATAGAAAGCCTATCTTCTTTCACGGACATAATTACCCAATCCCACTCCATACCTATAGGATCAGGGGGGGTTGTAGAAAAGTAGCTTCTCATATGCTGCTTAAAGTCGGATACAGTTGAGTATTGGAATAAACCCTGGTCCGCGTCAAACATTTGCAAGATTCTGCCTTCACATCGTATACCTAACATATGGCTGAAAGCACCAAGTGAAGTGGCACCAAAGAAAGTACGGGAACCCTCCATCCTATTCGGTGCATCACCAGCGTCTGACCGTGTATTCGCTCCTGTTATTCCCGTAAATTCTTGTTTTTTTCCAAAATAAAACAGCAAATAACCGGGCTTGCTTAATGCCCAATTAACAACTTGTTCAAGGGGGAATAAGGCAAAACTTTTTCCACAAACGCCACAACGGGCTACCAGATTTTGACTTTGGATCAAGAAGATTAACATATCAATCACATCGGTCTTTCTACCTGCAAACGTAGACCACCACGCACAGCCCCCCTGTATGATTGCCATTAAATGCTGGGAACCAAGCTCATTTGAATGCAAAATTCCCCTACCATTCGAGGCAATGCTTTTTTTCAACCATGTTATGGTCATACCTGAACTTAACCCTTCGTCAATACCCAGGGTACGGGCGAACATACGGGTTCGTCCTCTTAGCCTTCCCTCATACCAGGTACAATTTGCAGATTGCGTGTTGCTGATCTTAAAAACTTGTTGTATCACAACGATTAACCTTTTGATCTCCGAACCAATGGCACTCTTGAGGCTCCACCTAGGAAAAAAAGGGGTTTCCCAAGAAGGTAAACGACGATAAAAAATTGATTAGATGAAATGCAGGGTCAAATATGGAGTCATTTCGTGAATTGTGCAAAATAAAATGTTGATTGCACATATTATAGATAATATCTGTCGTTTGGTGTCATCTCTTGCTTCATCGAAGAGGCAGTAATGAATAATAGTGGCGGATGCAAAATCTCGGATCAGGTCAGAGAATATATACGGCAAATGCAAAGTTTCGGATCAGGTCAGAGAATAAATACGACAGATACCTATTCTCACGCCCTACTTATAACTGAATAACCTTAGCCTGGCATAAATTGAGAAGCTTTTATTTCCACTCTGCTGTTTATTCGCAGGGCAGAAGACTCTGCCCCGCCTTCATAAAACGCTCAAGACTCCAGGACAACAAATGCCACAGCAGCATCCACCTCATCGGACAGACTCAGATGGATTGAGTGAATGCCACGCTGTTGTTGTAATTCCATGGCATAGCCATTGAACGTGAGTAGTGGAGCGCCCAGTTCATCATTGCTGACTTCCATGTGCTGAAACGACACTTTGCCAATACCAGTACCCAATGCTTTTGATGCTGCTTCCTTGGCGGCAAAACGCTTTGCCAGATAAGCCGCAGGATTCGCCTGCCGTGAAAAAACAACCATTTCAGCAGCGGTCAATATACGACGGGCAAAAGCTTCACCAGTGTTTTTTTTCAACACTTTCTGAATGCGCTCTATGCGTACGATATCCGTTCCAATTCCGGCAATCATCGATGCAGGGATGCCCTTAGCATCAATGTTTTCATTTCCCGAACCGCCTCTTTCAGGCCAACAAACAACGCGCGCCCAATAATGGCATGACCAATATTCAGCTCATTGATTCCCGCAATTGCAGCCACAGGCTCAACATTCTGGTAATTCAGGCCATGACCCGCATTAACAACCAGGCCTTTGCTCAGTGCGTATTCCGTCGCATGCTCCAGACGTTTCAGCTCAGCACGAATACACTCATGACTGCTCGCTTCGGCATACGCACCGGTATGCAGTTCGATCACCGGAGCACCCGCATCAACAGAAGCCTGAATCTGATCAACATCCGGATCAACAAACAATGACACTTCAGAATCCTGTGCTGCCATACGCTGACAGGCAGCAGCAATAGCAGCCTGATTCCCTATAACATCCAGCCCGCCCTCAGTGGTCAGCTCCTGTCTTTTTTCCGGCACCAGGCAGACACACTGAGGCTGAACTTCTTCAGCAATCGACAACATTTCCTCTGTCACCGCCATTTCCAGGTTCATACGGGTCTGCAATACCTGGTGAATCAATCGAACATCGCGATCCTGAATATGTCGGCGGTCTTCCCGCAGGTGCAGGGTAATACCGTCAGCTCCCGCCTGTTCTGCTTCAATAGCGGCCTGAACCGGATCGGGGTAACTGATACCACGAGCCTGGCGAATGGTGGCAATATGGTCAATATTTACACCCAGCAAAATACGCTGATGGGGAATCATGCAGATACTCCTTGTTAAACTTAAAGGGCTAAACCTGGTCATGTCACTCAACTGAGGACAAAACTGTATCACGTCTGTCTGTTCTGGTGAAAAGCTCCCTGCTTTGCAAAGGTTTTTCACCAATCAGAGGCAACAGGGCCAGTCGGGTAAAACGCTTGCAAGAAGGCAACCATTGGCCTTGGGTAAAGTCCCTCGCCGCCATAGCCTGCAAAGCAGCACCGGTAAAACAGTCAGCCTTGACCGGCATATCAGCCTTCAGCCCTGTCAGTCCCTGCTCCGGCAATAGACGATAACTGGCATCGGGCTGAATCGCCTGCCCCGTTGCCACATCGTGCTCAAGGTCAGGTAAATAACCGGTCAGCTCCAGCAGTTCCAGCTCAAACCAGCGCAAAACCGGTTCAAGCATCTCGTTACCCTGTAGCATTTCGATAACCTTTTCATACAGCTCAGGCAAACCGTCCATCCGCTGTCCGGGAAGAACCGCGCGCATGATCAATTCGTTTACATAGAAGCCGCAATAGAGGGATTGCCCGGAAAGGCGAATGGATCGGGAGAGTTCGATGTTAGTCAGGGTTTTCAGTTCACTGCGTCCGCGCCAGTTTAACCAGACCCGGGTAAAAGGTTGTAGCAAGGGGGCTGTTCTTGATTTCGCCTGCCGAACCCCTCGCACCACCATAGCCAGACGACCATAGTCTTCCACAAGGAATTCAGCAATGACTGAGCGCTCTTTATAGGGTCTGCTATGCAACAGCCAGGCTGCGCTCAGATCATTCATAGACTTTTATTTGGGATAGCTATTTAAAAGGGCTGTTAAAAGAGTCATTTAGAATAGTCGTAACCAAGACTCTTCAGGGCGCGGTCATCATCAGACCAGCCACCTTTCACCTTCACCCACAGGTTCAGCATCACCTTGGAATCGAACATACGTTCCATATCCTTTCGAGCCTCCTGACCAATGGTTTTCAGGCGAGCGCCTTTATCACCAATCACGATGGCTTTCTGTCCCGGACGCTCTACCAGAATCAGGCCGCTAATCGTCAGCAACGGACCTTTAGGTCGCATTTCGTGCTTGAACTCTTCAATTTCTACCGTCATTTCATAGGGCAACTCATCGCCCAGCTGACGCATGATCTTTTCCCGCACCAGCTCTGCTGCCAGAAAGCGGGAGCTGCGGTCAGTAATCTGATCTTCCGGATAAAAGTGAATGCTTTCCGGCATCATGCCTTCAATCAGGCTTTCCAGGTCTTTCAGATTATGACCTTGCTGCGCTGAGATTGGCATGATCGCCTTGAAGTCGTATTTCTTACCCAGCTCCTGAAGGTGAGGCATCAGTTCAGCCTTGTCCTGAATCTGATCCACCTTGTTAATCGCCAGAATCACCGGACAGGGCGCATGCTTAAGTTTATCCAGAACCAGTTGATCTTCATGGGTCCACTTCAAACGATCCACAACAAACACAATGACATCAACACCCGTCAAAGCACTGGTTGCTGCCCGGTTCATGTAGCGGTTGATCGCCTTTTTCTGCTCTTTATGCATTCCGGGCGTATCAACAT
Above is a genomic segment from Endozoicomonas euniceicola containing:
- the cysM gene encoding cysteine synthase CysM; amino-acid sequence: MAYPTIETLVGNTPLIRLQRIAGRPSNTILLKMEGQNPAGSVKDRPALSMITAAESRGDIQPGDTLIEATSGNTGIALAMAAAIRGYRMVLIMPDNMTEERRKSMSAYGAELILVPQSKGMEGARDLALEMELKGQGKVLNQFANQDNPLAHYHGTGPEIWQQTRGTITHFVSAMGTTGTIMGTSRYLKEQNSRIEIVGLQPAEEASIPGIRRWPPEYLPDIYDVSRVDRVMDITQQEAEQTMRDLATKEGIFCGISSGGAVAGALHIANEVEGATIVCIICDRGDRYLSLL
- a CDS encoding coiled-coil domain-containing protein, whose translation is MDVRSGSSATAAHGIRHNEITSDKVIESPSCLYGKISKKTVISQLTKLPEYGYVLETSLRDRLLEPVWRHLEVNRKAVWSEFDPDGSDPNEPDEPTLEQRWLMKGAVYDQSHSDIGISCQKKAVTESMSCKEGSLILPDIDKIPVNTPFAIYNKSNEKPITVLGKQSSNSLSMTLKPDDGTIIQAIKKKNSPIQWETVSNYQSKTRNSPANPILVEIPTKEEKIERKKLKDSGKSKEHPYKGEPFLTPTMVQDLAAEATALPKPDFYKHKTTSPDPFQKLLTGKTEKKILDNGKRVVTTNLIVQSSSCEHMIHLRLIRDDGNNIFIYMHETLGPDNEIALNINDGVMSAIAGLYGNYNIYLLKPGFQLQKDASCCSQFALESMLTFHETSDLDEWIIKTAKDADALIHLPTGRRKDKEASEPQIKDDKFYISADKMHVQLLKSNQNRDLLRGNKKTHKLPTGTDKAEGKPYIAEEITDAQLDTVVDNETGQTLREHYQKHTVSVPDENNAGRLSDINLFATGLRYKNILKWEKLHKEKIHQARIKRKTESVSTREKTKKHKPSTYNESLNHLREVLAAKPELPKDKLLTMAAQTITEKSEALDEKEKQISQLQTLSKTKEEEWQRKFDVRVLEASRVEQKFKDMSARAEQQRKEIADLNKRVAELTLEVNQKNSVLKKIHELSR
- a CDS encoding response regulator, coding for MTPYSKNNTTQAVKQRILLMALLPGIIISLVMGSLYLWTRFSELEHLLLEKAQSNSARLATFIDIALTDGDMDQVQELSSLALEDSDVRAVSLQDEYGNKIVHAGPRLSATEDLKKFPTLQTLVSGDESLLVTSPLYSNLNIIGWLRVEYSYATTNLEKYRSLAFSALLVLLGLGAGAIFCLKLGRSILYPLEQMMNHLAIISSGKIHQRLNTTPTSLLHDLESSINTLLDSIEEASDAMRKSVDQTTEELQETLETIEIQNVELDLARKEALKASRSKSEFLANMSHEIRTPLNGIIGYTSLMLEGELKPQQREYLTTIEKSAQGLMSLLNDILDFSRLEAGKLELDNSRLNLHSVIDDVLSIMAPAACHKSLELVSFIYNDTPDDIMGDRQRLSQILINLVSNAIKFTNNGSVAVRVMLEHKDDNGLITLKFTVTDTGTGMTPEQHSRLFQAFSQADSSRSRKAGGAGLGLAISKSLVEQMQGEIGLDSDLGRGSSFWFTIRSYATDNRAVKKAPTTKKRSVLLYEPQELSRLAITHQLERLNCVVAPLRQRQDVTRQLKSNQFDLIIISQEDRSLTTVLTEAAELSENTPVVVLTTTSTTYEHPDVLPDKVSTLSKPVGQQRLLVALTDIDAGRRFRRSFNSQNPPQTKQSILVVDDNPVNVKLLKTMLSNMGQSVKTASSGFEAIKLCQSTLFDLILMDVQMPGMDGIETTRQIRSMEHTGSSLPIIAVTAHALPDEKKLILQNGLNDYMTKPVNARQLTSMVSRWTSQPVQNNPILRENHFTDNQVTSRNGPVDRERSIQLAGGNTALADEMLDMLVKGLDNDLETLQRHARHHYHKGLLDRVHRLHGSCRYCGVPELEEGCYQLESLLKQDESIDMSEIQTQLKHLFSAIQRLQHWYQENSENKNMESYSHLQKVDCRPV
- the acpS gene encoding holo-ACP synthase, with protein sequence MIAGIGTDIVRIERIQKVLKKNTGEAFARRILTAAEMVVFSRQANPAAYLAKRFAAKEAASKALGTGIGKVSFQHMEVSNDELGAPLLTFNGYAMELQQQRGIHSIHLSLSDEVDAAVAFVVLES
- the pdxJ gene encoding pyridoxine 5'-phosphate synthase translates to MIPHQRILLGVNIDHIATIRQARGISYPDPVQAAIEAEQAGADGITLHLREDRRHIQDRDVRLIHQVLQTRMNLEMAVTEEMLSIAEEVQPQCVCLVPEKRQELTTEGGLDVIGNQAAIAAACQRMAAQDSEVSLFVDPDVDQIQASVDAGAPVIELHTGAYAEASSHECIRAELKRLEHATEYALSKGLVVNAGHGLNYQNVEPVAAIAGINELNIGHAIIGRALFVGLKEAVREMKTLMLRASLHR
- the recO gene encoding DNA repair protein RecO; the protein is MNDLSAAWLLHSRPYKERSVIAEFLVEDYGRLAMVVRGVRQAKSRTAPLLQPFTRVWLNWRGRSELKTLTNIELSRSIRLSGQSLYCGFYVNELIMRAVLPGQRMDGLPELYEKVIEMLQGNEMLEPVLRWFELELLELTGYLPDLEHDVATGQAIQPDASYRLLPEQGLTGLKADMPVKADCFTGAALQAMAARDFTQGQWLPSCKRFTRLALLPLIGEKPLQSRELFTRTDRRDTVLSSVE
- the era gene encoding GTPase Era — its product is MSTEVNELNLSVQSDESTRCGYAAIVGRPNVGKSTLLNHILGQKLSITSRRPQTTRHQVLGIKTEEGVQTIYVDTPGMHKEQKKAINRYMNRAATSALTGVDVIVFVVDRLKWTHEDQLVLDKLKHAPCPVILAINKVDQIQDKAELMPHLQELGKKYDFKAIMPISAQQGHNLKDLESLIEGMMPESIHFYPEDQITDRSSRFLAAELVREKIMRQLGDELPYEMTVEIEEFKHEMRPKGPLLTISGLILVERPGQKAIVIGDKGARLKTIGQEARKDMERMFDSKVMLNLWVKVKGGWSDDDRALKSLGYDYSK